Proteins from a genomic interval of Caulobacter sp. SL161:
- a CDS encoding YciI family protein, with amino-acid sequence MLYAILCYNSEDVVCAWSKEEDAAVMEKLGAVQQRLAEEGRLGPVARLMPTTAATTLRKDREPPLVLDGPFAETKEQLLGFYVVDCESLDGALQIAKDLGKANPGGSYEIRPIAMFQPGAAGA; translated from the coding sequence TACGCCATTCTTTGCTACAACTCCGAAGACGTCGTCTGCGCCTGGTCCAAGGAGGAGGACGCGGCGGTGATGGAGAAACTGGGCGCGGTCCAGCAGCGCTTGGCCGAGGAAGGGCGGTTGGGACCGGTCGCACGGCTGATGCCGACCACGGCGGCGACCACCCTGCGCAAGGACCGCGAACCTCCGCTGGTGCTGGACGGGCCCTTCGCCGAGACCAAGGAGCAACTTCTGGGCTTCTACGTCGTCGACTGCGAGTCCCTCGACGGCGCCCTGCAGATCGCCAAGGATCTGGGCAAGGCCAATCCCGGCGGGTCCTACGAGATCCGTCCCATCGCCATGTTCCAGCCGGGGGCAGCGGGGGCGTGA
- a CDS encoding RNA polymerase sigma factor: MIDLGWIEGAIAAARPQAMAALLRYFRNMDAAEEAFQDACLRALKAWPKNGPPRDPTAWLIMVGRNAAIDAVRKTSRNTVLPPEELLSNLEDAEAEAVERLDSAHYRDDVLRLLFICCHPDLPATQQIALALRIVSGLSVREIARAFVVSDAAMEQRITRAKARIGAGDAPFEAPGPIERAERFAAVAAMIYLVFNEGYSASGKALEAKGGLCDEAIRLTRLLLRLFPAEPEMMGLTALLLLQHARSDARFADDGAAILLEDQDRSLWNRRMIDEGLALIDKAMLKQAPGPYQVQAAIAALHARAARAEDTEWAGIDRLYAVLEIMQPSPVITLNRAVAVAKVRGPDAALEMIEPLGERLDAYFHYHGARGAFLMQAGRVGEARQAFDRAIALAGTAAQAANIRQYLDGLVARG; this comes from the coding sequence GTGATTGACCTCGGCTGGATCGAGGGCGCGATCGCCGCCGCTCGCCCCCAGGCCATGGCGGCGCTGCTTCGCTATTTTCGCAACATGGACGCGGCCGAGGAGGCCTTTCAGGACGCCTGCCTGCGCGCCTTGAAGGCCTGGCCAAAGAATGGGCCGCCGCGTGATCCGACCGCCTGGCTGATCATGGTCGGCCGCAACGCCGCCATCGACGCGGTTCGCAAGACCAGCCGAAACACGGTGCTGCCGCCCGAGGAGCTGCTCTCAAACCTGGAAGACGCCGAGGCGGAGGCCGTCGAACGGCTGGACAGCGCACACTATCGTGACGACGTCCTGCGGCTGCTGTTCATCTGCTGCCATCCGGACCTTCCGGCCACGCAGCAGATCGCCCTGGCGCTGCGGATCGTCTCGGGCCTCTCGGTGAGGGAGATCGCGCGGGCCTTTGTCGTCAGCGACGCGGCGATGGAGCAGCGCATCACCCGGGCCAAGGCCAGGATCGGCGCCGGCGACGCGCCGTTCGAGGCACCGGGCCCCATCGAGCGCGCCGAACGCTTCGCGGCGGTCGCGGCGATGATCTATCTGGTCTTCAACGAGGGCTACTCGGCCAGCGGCAAGGCGCTGGAGGCCAAGGGCGGTCTTTGCGACGAGGCGATCCGCCTCACCAGACTGCTGCTGCGCCTGTTTCCGGCCGAACCCGAGATGATGGGCCTGACCGCGCTGCTGCTGCTCCAACATGCGCGGTCCGACGCCCGCTTCGCCGATGACGGCGCGGCGATCCTGCTGGAGGATCAGGACCGAAGTCTCTGGAATCGTAGAATGATCGATGAGGGGCTCGCCCTGATCGACAAGGCGATGCTCAAGCAAGCCCCGGGGCCTTATCAGGTGCAGGCCGCGATCGCGGCGCTGCATGCGCGGGCGGCGCGGGCCGAAGACACCGAGTGGGCGGGGATCGATCGCCTCTACGCCGTTCTGGAGATCATGCAGCCTTCGCCCGTGATCACCCTGAACCGGGCGGTGGCGGTCGCGAAGGTTCGCGGGCCCGACGCCGCGCTTGAGATGATCGAGCCTCTGGGCGAGCGGCTCGACGCCTATTTTCACTATCACGGCGCGCGCGGGGCTTTCCTGATGCAGGCGGGGCGGGTCGGCGAGGCGCGTCAGGCCTTCGACCGCGCCATCGCTCTGGCCGGCACGGCGGCGCAGGCGGCGAACATCCGCCAGTATCTGGACGGGTTGGTGGCCAGGGGCTGA
- a CDS encoding PA0069 family radical SAM protein, whose amino-acid sequence MAEAAKLGPAARGRGAKSNRTGRFESQVRETFDDGWSGDEEPAQILTQLQPMKSRTIIARNQSPDVGFDRSINPYRGCSHGCIYCYARPAHAYLGLSPGLDFESKIFFKPQAGELLAKELSKRGYKPATIHIGGDTDPYQPDEKTLRVTRQVIETLERFGHPFTLITKSALILRDLDVLSRMAERGLTRVAISITTLDRRLARSMEPRAATPGKRVEAVRRLTEAGVPVTVMFAPAIPGLNDHEVEAVLEAAAKAGARGAGYVALRLPREIAQLFEEWLEADYPDRARKVMSLVRQIRSGEVYRAAWGDRMVGDGPVAEVLRQRFHLAVKRYGLDHPWTALDISQFQPPRPVSPQMDLFG is encoded by the coding sequence ATGGCAGAGGCAGCGAAACTTGGGCCCGCCGCGCGAGGGCGGGGCGCGAAATCGAACCGGACGGGGCGCTTTGAGTCTCAGGTGCGCGAGACCTTTGACGATGGCTGGAGCGGGGACGAAGAACCCGCTCAGATCCTCACCCAACTGCAGCCCATGAAATCGCGGACGATCATCGCCCGCAACCAGAGCCCGGACGTCGGCTTCGACCGTTCGATCAATCCCTATCGGGGCTGCAGCCATGGCTGCATCTACTGCTACGCCCGGCCGGCGCATGCCTATCTGGGCCTGTCGCCGGGCCTGGATTTCGAGAGCAAGATCTTCTTCAAGCCGCAGGCGGGCGAACTGCTCGCCAAGGAGTTGTCCAAGCGCGGCTACAAGCCCGCCACGATCCATATCGGCGGCGACACCGATCCCTATCAGCCTGACGAAAAGACACTGCGCGTCACACGGCAGGTGATCGAGACCCTGGAGCGGTTCGGCCACCCGTTCACGCTGATCACCAAATCGGCGCTGATCCTGCGGGACCTGGATGTGCTGAGCCGCATGGCCGAGCGGGGGCTGACACGGGTGGCGATCTCGATCACGACCCTGGATCGCCGGCTGGCGCGCAGCATGGAGCCGCGCGCGGCCACGCCCGGCAAGCGCGTCGAGGCGGTGCGCCGGCTGACGGAGGCGGGCGTGCCCGTCACCGTCATGTTCGCGCCGGCGATCCCTGGGCTCAACGATCATGAGGTCGAGGCGGTTCTTGAGGCCGCCGCCAAGGCCGGGGCGCGCGGTGCGGGCTATGTGGCGCTGCGGCTGCCGCGCGAGATCGCCCAACTCTTCGAGGAATGGCTCGAAGCCGACTATCCCGACCGCGCGCGCAAGGTGATGTCCCTGGTCCGCCAGATCCGGTCGGGCGAGGTTTATCGCGCGGCCTGGGGAGATAGGATGGTGGGCGATGGTCCTGTCGCCGAGGTGCTGCGGCAGCGGTTTCATCTTGCCGTCAAACGCTACGGCTTGGACCATCCCTGGACGGCCCTCGATATCAGCCAGTTTCAACCGCCGCGTCCGGTCAGCCCCCAGATGGATCTCTTTGGCTAG
- a CDS encoding cell wall biosynthesis glycosyltransferase, giving the protein MISVVLIASEDLPGLAAQMAMLVPAAVDGLVKEVVLVAGDEPGVAVLAEDSGARLVRVEGDTAARLAAGAGAARGDWVLTLRADPVLREGWREPVERHLAGGTGAPGLLIAPGGWLGRLAPKPHGVLLRRLDWPAGAAMDEKGLAKAIKAKVLAY; this is encoded by the coding sequence ATGATCTCTGTCGTTCTCATCGCCTCTGAAGACTTGCCTGGCCTCGCGGCCCAGATGGCCATGCTTGTACCCGCTGCGGTCGACGGGCTGGTCAAGGAAGTTGTTCTGGTCGCGGGCGACGAGCCAGGCGTTGCGGTCTTGGCCGAGGACAGCGGCGCGCGACTGGTGCGCGTCGAGGGCGATACTGCGGCCCGTCTGGCGGCGGGCGCGGGTGCGGCGCGGGGCGACTGGGTTCTGACGCTGCGGGCGGATCCGGTGCTGCGCGAGGGCTGGCGTGAGCCGGTGGAGCGGCATCTGGCCGGCGGCACCGGCGCGCCAGGGCTGCTGATTGCGCCGGGCGGCTGGCTGGGGCGCCTAGCCCCCAAGCCTCACGGCGTGTTGCTGCGTCGCCTGGACTGGCCAGCAGGCGCGGCGATGGACGAGAAGGGGCTGGCCAAGGCAATCAAGGCCAAGGTCTTGGCCTACTAG
- a CDS encoding lytic transglycosylase domain-containing protein translates to MLLQLWARLLAVFSAFVLSVTALAAHASGLEPLSPDDVRYYRAAFTATDRGDFDSAEAAFANTRDRSLAGRLAFAKIMHPTRYSASYTELTRWLDSYGEEAGADRVYSLALKRKPNSKRAATPPVPTLFVADESGPPPADKGRAAREAYYSGDVKEALALAIAGGERWIAGLSAYRLGDAAQAQRFFEQVADDAHEDEWLRAAGAFWAARAASRQGNGSQARDLLLKAAHAPHTFYGMIAARQLNLAGVPVTEPQEDAIATLISRAAYVGPDTESLNALVTADPRARRAAALAQIGRWREAGEELRAGLSLADTEALRADWTTLALALNAKAPLNAGRPVRRVGGEDYPLPPLDPIGGFTIDKAMVYALVRQESRFDPLAVSNAGAVGLMQVRPTSAADVVGDDRLRSDNTPLFDPAFNLRAGQDYFTWLMDRGLKSPDVLRAVAAYNGGPATLNRTLAQLGADCDSLLLIESLPFKETRNYVEKVMASYWTYRQLMGAENKTLDAVASGARTVDFRLDPQVQMPTTIDQLMAQLP, encoded by the coding sequence TTGCTTTTGCAGCTGTGGGCTCGCCTTCTGGCCGTTTTTTCGGCCTTTGTGTTGTCCGTCACCGCCTTGGCAGCTCACGCCAGCGGGCTTGAGCCCCTGTCGCCCGATGACGTCCGCTACTATCGCGCAGCGTTCACCGCGACTGACCGGGGCGACTTCGACTCGGCGGAGGCGGCCTTCGCCAATACCCGAGACCGCAGCCTGGCCGGACGGCTCGCGTTCGCCAAGATCATGCATCCGACGCGCTATTCGGCCTCCTACACCGAGTTGACCCGCTGGCTGGACAGCTATGGCGAGGAGGCCGGCGCGGACCGCGTCTACAGTCTCGCGCTGAAGCGCAAGCCCAACAGCAAGCGCGCGGCTACGCCGCCGGTCCCTACCCTGTTCGTCGCGGACGAAAGCGGTCCCCCGCCAGCGGACAAGGGTCGCGCCGCGCGGGAGGCCTACTACTCCGGCGATGTGAAGGAGGCCCTGGCCTTGGCCATCGCCGGCGGCGAGCGTTGGATCGCCGGGCTTTCGGCCTACCGACTGGGCGACGCAGCGCAGGCTCAGCGCTTCTTCGAGCAGGTGGCCGACGACGCCCATGAAGACGAGTGGCTGCGCGCCGCCGGCGCATTCTGGGCCGCGCGCGCCGCCAGCCGGCAGGGTAACGGCAGTCAGGCGCGAGACCTCTTGCTCAAGGCCGCGCATGCGCCCCACACCTTCTACGGCATGATCGCTGCCCGGCAGTTGAACCTAGCCGGCGTGCCTGTGACCGAGCCGCAGGAAGATGCGATCGCCACGCTGATCTCGCGGGCCGCCTATGTCGGGCCCGACACCGAGTCGCTGAACGCCCTGGTCACCGCTGATCCCCGCGCCCGTCGCGCCGCCGCCCTGGCCCAGATCGGCCGCTGGCGCGAAGCCGGCGAGGAGCTTCGCGCCGGGCTGTCTCTGGCCGACACCGAGGCCCTTCGCGCCGACTGGACCACCCTGGCTCTGGCGCTGAACGCCAAGGCCCCGCTCAACGCCGGCCGCCCGGTTCGGCGCGTGGGCGGCGAGGACTATCCGCTGCCGCCCCTGGACCCGATTGGCGGGTTCACGATCGACAAGGCGATGGTCTACGCCCTGGTCCGTCAGGAGAGCCGTTTCGATCCCCTCGCCGTCTCCAACGCCGGCGCGGTGGGCCTGATGCAGGTGCGCCCGACTTCGGCCGCCGACGTCGTCGGCGACGACCGCCTGCGCTCCGACAATACGCCGCTGTTCGACCCGGCCTTCAACCTGCGGGCAGGCCAAGACTACTTTACCTGGCTGATGGACCGTGGCCTCAAGAGCCCGGACGTCCTACGCGCCGTGGCGGCCTACAACGGCGGCCCAGCCACTCTGAACCGCACCCTCGCCCAGCTGGGCGCCGACTGCGACAGCCTGCTGCTGATCGAGAGCCTGCCGTTCAAGGAAACCCGCAACTACGTCGAGAAGGTGATGGCCAGCTATTGGACCTATCGCCAGCTTATGGGCGCGGAGAACAAGACACTGGATGCGGTGGCCAGCGGCGCGCGGACCGTAGACTTCCGTCTGGATCCGCAGGTTCAGATGCCGACCACCATCGACCAGTTGATGGCGCAGCTGCCGTAA
- a CDS encoding uracil-DNA glycosylase yields MSLAVDQRAVESLLAFWADAGVEALYAEAPIDRLAEGAAMLRAKSQPPPPAPPVARPGMAVVRSPDIASAVAAAKAAAAVCNDLESLAAAIAAFEGCPLKHQGAKQAVFSRGVGDAPLMIIGEGPGADEDAQGQPFVGRAGKLLDRMLKAAGLEGRVFITNTVFWRPPGNRTPTPQEQAVCAPFVERAIALVKPRMLLLAGGASAKAMLKRDEGILTMRGRWFEWVSEDQSLELPAMPTLHPAFLLRTPAQKKKAWQDLLTLTERLDRPHRPH; encoded by the coding sequence ATGAGCCTCGCCGTCGATCAACGCGCCGTCGAAAGCCTGCTGGCCTTCTGGGCCGATGCGGGCGTCGAGGCCCTGTACGCGGAAGCCCCGATCGATCGCCTCGCCGAGGGCGCGGCGATGCTGCGCGCCAAGAGCCAGCCTCCCCCGCCGGCCCCTCCGGTCGCTCGGCCTGGCATGGCCGTGGTCCGCTCGCCCGACATCGCCTCGGCCGTCGCCGCCGCCAAGGCCGCAGCCGCCGTTTGCAACGACCTTGAGAGCCTGGCCGCCGCCATCGCCGCCTTCGAGGGCTGCCCACTCAAGCACCAGGGCGCCAAGCAGGCCGTGTTTTCACGCGGGGTCGGCGACGCCCCTCTGATGATCATCGGCGAAGGCCCCGGCGCCGACGAGGACGCCCAAGGCCAACCGTTCGTGGGTCGCGCAGGCAAGCTTCTCGATCGGATGCTCAAGGCCGCTGGCCTCGAAGGGCGGGTGTTCATCACCAACACCGTGTTCTGGCGTCCGCCCGGCAACCGAACGCCGACTCCGCAGGAACAGGCCGTCTGCGCGCCGTTCGTCGAGCGGGCCATCGCGCTGGTGAAGCCCAGGATGTTGCTGCTGGCGGGCGGCGCCTCCGCCAAGGCCATGCTCAAGCGCGATGAAGGCATCCTGACCATGCGCGGTCGCTGGTTCGAGTGGGTGTCCGAAGACCAGTCGCTGGAGCTTCCGGCCATGCCGACGCTGCACCCCGCTTTCCTTCTGCGCACGCCCGCGCAGAAGAAGAAGGCCTGGCAGGACCTGCTGACCCTGACCGAGCGGCTTGATCGGCCCCACCGCCCGCACTAA
- a CDS encoding electron transfer flavoprotein-ubiquinone oxidoreductase — translation MSEDLERESMEYDVVIVGGGPAGLSAAIRLKQMAAKAGTEISVALLEKGSEVGAHILSGAVIDPKGLAELFPNWKEEGAPLETPVTKDRFKLLGPQGELSLPMFAMPPFMHNHGCYIASLGNLTRWLAGKAEELGVEIYPGFAASDLVWNDDGSVKGVVVGVVGIAKDGEQKPDYQPGMELHGKYVFIAEGVRGSLAKQLIAKFKLDEGKSPQKYGIGIKELWQVPPENHQPGLAEHTTGWPLDDQTGGGSFMYHFGDNYVAIGYVVHLNYKNPWLSPFDEFQRFKQHPTVRPHLEGGKRIAYGARAITEGGYQSVPKLTFPGGALIGCSAGFVNVPRIKGSHNAVKTGILAAEAAFEAVQAGRASDELTAYQTSYDKSWVAKELKIVRNAKPLLGKFGTALGGALGMADMWVNHLTGGALGLFGTMKHEKTDAASTGLAKDYKPIVYPKPDGVISFDKLSSVFLSATNHEEDQPAHLRLKDPSVPIQVNLPKYGEPARLYCPAGVYEVLYNEQGGDPRFQINAQNCVHCKTCDIKDPSQNIVWTTPEGGGGPNYPNM, via the coding sequence ATGAGCGAAGACCTCGAACGCGAGTCGATGGAATACGACGTCGTCATCGTCGGCGGCGGTCCCGCGGGCCTCTCGGCGGCGATCCGTCTGAAGCAAATGGCCGCCAAGGCCGGGACCGAAATCTCGGTCGCCCTGCTGGAAAAAGGCTCTGAAGTCGGCGCCCACATCCTGTCAGGCGCGGTGATCGACCCCAAGGGCCTGGCCGAGCTCTTCCCCAACTGGAAGGAAGAGGGCGCGCCGCTGGAGACGCCGGTCACCAAGGACCGCTTCAAGCTGCTGGGCCCGCAAGGCGAGCTGAGCTTGCCGATGTTCGCCATGCCGCCGTTCATGCACAATCACGGCTGCTACATCGCCTCGCTGGGCAATCTGACCCGCTGGCTGGCCGGCAAGGCTGAAGAGCTGGGCGTCGAGATCTATCCGGGCTTCGCCGCCTCGGACCTCGTCTGGAACGACGACGGCTCGGTGAAGGGCGTGGTGGTCGGTGTGGTCGGCATCGCCAAGGACGGCGAGCAGAAGCCGGACTACCAGCCCGGCATGGAACTGCACGGCAAGTACGTCTTCATCGCCGAGGGCGTGCGCGGCTCGCTGGCCAAGCAACTGATCGCCAAGTTCAAGCTGGACGAGGGCAAGTCGCCGCAGAAGTACGGCATCGGCATCAAGGAACTCTGGCAGGTGCCGCCCGAGAACCACCAGCCGGGCCTGGCCGAGCACACCACGGGCTGGCCGCTGGATGACCAGACCGGCGGCGGCAGCTTCATGTACCACTTCGGAGACAACTACGTGGCCATCGGCTACGTCGTGCACCTGAACTACAAGAACCCCTGGCTCTCGCCCTTCGACGAGTTCCAGCGTTTCAAGCAGCACCCGACGGTCCGCCCGCATTTGGAAGGCGGCAAGCGCATCGCCTATGGCGCGCGCGCCATTACCGAGGGCGGCTATCAGTCGGTGCCAAAGCTGACCTTCCCGGGCGGCGCCTTGATCGGCTGCTCGGCGGGCTTTGTGAACGTGCCGCGCATCAAGGGCAGCCATAACGCCGTCAAGACCGGTATTCTGGCCGCCGAAGCTGCGTTCGAGGCGGTGCAGGCCGGCCGCGCCAGCGATGAGCTGACCGCCTATCAGACGTCCTACGACAAGTCTTGGGTGGCCAAGGAGCTGAAGATCGTCCGCAACGCCAAGCCGCTGCTGGGCAAGTTCGGCACGGCCCTGGGCGGCGCGCTCGGCATGGCCGACATGTGGGTCAATCACCTGACGGGCGGCGCGCTTGGCCTGTTCGGTACGATGAAGCACGAGAAGACTGACGCGGCCTCGACTGGTCTCGCCAAGGACTACAAGCCGATCGTCTATCCGAAGCCGGACGGCGTGATCAGCTTCGACAAGCTGAGCTCGGTGTTCCTGTCGGCGACCAACCACGAGGAAGACCAGCCGGCGCACCTGCGCCTGAAGGATCCCTCTGTGCCGATCCAGGTGAACCTGCCCAAGTACGGCGAGCCTGCGCGGCTCTACTGCCCGGCCGGCGTCTATGAAGTGCTCTACAATGAGCAGGGCGGTGATCCGCGCTTCCAGATCAATGCGCAGAACTGCGTCCACTGCAAAACCTGCGACATCAAGGATCCGTCGCAGAATATCGTCTGGACCACGCCGGAAGGCGGTGGTGGCCCGAACTATCCGAACATGTGA
- a CDS encoding tetratricopeptide repeat protein has product MTRLKVLLACVSVSALAACASGPAQVSMRGPVGQNYSLFDTRTSYGQFLAGQAALRDGNSKEAATYFGTAAVLGDDPGVIAERSFTALLLSGEISRASAAAPTETGGTEAIRRLGVLTRVVEALALGKGKEAQALLKSDPPGFPHQQAVALLGPWAAAAAGDKEGAIVQPVLRNDKLVQYFGQQGQARLFERAKRYDEAETDYKALTSNAATASIFTLDYGAFLERRKRYDDALALYDAALRAAPNDTGLLRARARAAARSAPPPAPTLRQGAAEGLIACAATFAGERQNQFALAYLRLALRLDPGRDEAWILVGDLLNQGDDHRAAIEAYGRVPAGAPLYASAQSKIAWAWNALGDKDKALEVARAATAAAPNDRDAAVALADLLRASSRWDESVAVLDLLLAREAEAPDWRLLYMRAIALEQGGRWPEAEKDLQSALKVNPDEPELLNFLGYSWIDRNERLPEALAMVEKAVAARPQSGAMMDSLGWAYFRLGDYKTAIEKLEAAVELEPGDPDINGHLGDAYWKAGRTIEARFQWQRVLSLEPTDKQKADSEDKLKNGLGLSTPATKSTIAHN; this is encoded by the coding sequence ATGACGCGTCTCAAAGTTCTGCTCGCTTGCGTATCCGTCTCGGCCCTGGCCGCCTGCGCCTCCGGGCCCGCGCAGGTGTCGATGCGCGGCCCTGTCGGCCAGAACTACTCGCTCTTCGACACGCGGACGTCCTACGGCCAGTTCCTGGCGGGGCAGGCGGCGTTGCGCGACGGCAATTCCAAGGAGGCGGCGACCTACTTCGGGACGGCGGCGGTGCTGGGCGATGACCCGGGTGTGATCGCCGAACGGTCTTTCACCGCGCTCCTTCTGTCTGGCGAGATCAGCCGCGCCTCAGCGGCCGCCCCGACCGAGACGGGTGGGACCGAGGCCATCCGGCGGCTGGGCGTCCTGACCCGCGTCGTCGAAGCGCTGGCCCTGGGCAAGGGCAAGGAGGCGCAGGCCCTGTTGAAGTCTGATCCGCCCGGCTTCCCGCACCAGCAGGCTGTTGCTCTGCTCGGCCCCTGGGCCGCCGCCGCCGCAGGCGACAAGGAAGGCGCGATCGTCCAGCCGGTGCTGCGTAACGACAAGCTTGTGCAGTACTTCGGTCAGCAGGGGCAGGCGCGACTGTTCGAACGCGCCAAGCGCTATGACGAGGCCGAGACCGACTACAAGGCCCTGACCTCCAACGCCGCAACGGCCAGCATCTTCACGTTGGACTACGGCGCGTTTCTCGAGCGCCGTAAGCGTTATGACGATGCGCTGGCGCTCTATGACGCCGCGCTTCGCGCCGCCCCGAACGATACAGGCCTGCTGCGCGCGCGCGCGCGCGCTGCCGCCCGAAGCGCCCCGCCGCCCGCCCCGACCCTTCGCCAGGGCGCGGCGGAGGGCCTGATCGCTTGCGCGGCCACCTTCGCCGGAGAGCGGCAGAACCAGTTTGCGTTGGCCTATCTGCGCTTGGCTTTGCGTCTGGATCCTGGCCGCGACGAGGCCTGGATCCTGGTCGGCGACCTTCTGAACCAGGGCGATGATCATCGGGCCGCCATCGAAGCCTACGGGCGCGTGCCGGCGGGGGCGCCGCTCTACGCTTCGGCGCAGAGCAAGATCGCCTGGGCTTGGAACGCGCTGGGCGACAAGGACAAGGCGCTTGAGGTCGCGCGTGCGGCGACGGCTGCCGCGCCCAACGACCGTGACGCCGCCGTCGCCCTGGCTGATCTTCTGCGCGCCAGCAGTCGCTGGGACGAGTCGGTCGCCGTGCTGGATCTGCTCCTCGCCCGCGAGGCCGAAGCCCCCGATTGGCGGCTGCTCTACATGCGCGCGATCGCTCTGGAGCAAGGCGGGCGTTGGCCCGAGGCGGAAAAGGATCTGCAGAGCGCGCTGAAGGTCAATCCTGACGAGCCGGAGCTGCTGAACTTCCTGGGTTATTCCTGGATCGACCGCAACGAGCGTCTCCCCGAGGCCCTGGCGATGGTCGAGAAGGCGGTTGCGGCGCGGCCGCAGTCGGGCGCCATGATGGACTCCCTGGGCTGGGCCTATTTCCGACTCGGCGACTACAAGACTGCGATCGAGAAGCTGGAAGCTGCGGTCGAGCTTGAGCCTGGAGACCCCGACATCAATGGCCACCTGGGCGACGCCTACTGGAAGGCTGGTCGCACCATCGAGGCGCGGTTCCAGTGGCAGCGTGTGCTGAGCCTCGAGCCGACCGACAAGCAGAAGGCCGACTCCGAGGACAAGCTCAAGAACGGCCTGGGCCTCTCGACGCCGGCGACCAAGTCGACGATCGCCCACAACTGA
- a CDS encoding 4-(cytidine 5'-diphospho)-2-C-methyl-D-erythritol kinase — MRLSAFAPAKVNLFLHVGGPDAEGYHPISSLMVFADVGDRVNIQPSDAPAFETCGPFGREIPDGGDNLVVRAAQAFHRRLGGPVPPYRLILEKHLPIAAGLGGGSSDAGAALKLLRDALAPGLSDDELEPLAASLGADGAACLHARALIAEGRGEQLSPAPSLPEMNAVLVNPGAPSPTGAVYRAYDADVHPDGATMPPLPDLLESAEEAAAWLAVATRNDLEAPAVRLEPRIGEVLDVLRAEPESLLVRMSGSGATCFALCASDIEAEGLAERLETMRPDWWVRRCRLS; from the coding sequence ATGCGGCTGTCTGCGTTCGCCCCGGCCAAGGTCAATCTGTTCCTGCACGTGGGCGGGCCGGACGCAGAGGGCTATCACCCGATCTCCAGCCTGATGGTGTTCGCCGATGTCGGTGATCGGGTGAACATCCAGCCCAGCGACGCGCCCGCGTTCGAGACCTGCGGCCCGTTCGGGCGCGAGATCCCCGATGGCGGCGACAATCTGGTGGTTCGCGCCGCGCAGGCCTTTCATCGGCGGCTTGGCGGTCCGGTCCCGCCCTATCGGCTGATCCTGGAAAAGCACTTGCCGATCGCGGCCGGCCTGGGCGGCGGCTCCAGCGACGCCGGCGCGGCGTTGAAGTTGTTGCGCGACGCTTTGGCGCCCGGGCTCTCCGATGACGAGCTCGAGCCGCTGGCCGCGAGTCTCGGCGCTGACGGCGCGGCGTGTCTGCATGCGCGAGCCCTGATCGCCGAGGGGCGTGGCGAGCAGCTCTCGCCCGCGCCCAGCTTGCCCGAGATGAACGCGGTGCTGGTCAATCCCGGCGCGCCGTCGCCGACGGGCGCGGTCTATCGCGCCTATGATGCAGACGTGCATCCCGATGGCGCGACCATGCCCCCGCTGCCCGACCTTTTGGAGAGCGCCGAAGAGGCCGCCGCCTGGTTGGCCGTCGCCACTCGCAACGACCTCGAAGCGCCGGCCGTGAGGCTCGAACCGCGTATCGGCGAGGTGCTTGACGTACTGCGGGCGGAACCCGAAAGCCTGCTTGTTCGGATGTCGGGCTCGGGCGCGACCTGTTTCGCGCTCTGCGCCAGCGACATCGAGGCTGAAGGCTTGGCCGAACGTCTGGAGACGATGCGTCCGGACTGGTGGGTGCGGCGCTGCCGCCTGAGCTGA
- a CDS encoding peptidylprolyl isomerase — translation MMKRRDVLAALGVFAVPPSLASAQILSLPATPIVPGAGDVLVRLDTSLGPIIIALKARQAPLTVANFLRYVDEKRYDGSSFWRAAKAPSAVDYGLIQGGLQGDPKKLLPPIAHEPTTQTGLRHVDGTLSLARKAPGTGDSDFFICVGDAPYLDANTTGEGDNLGFAAFGQVVQGMEIVRKILNLPTPGKATNPVMEGQMLDPVVPIVTARRI, via the coding sequence ATGATGAAACGTCGCGACGTCCTGGCCGCCCTCGGCGTTTTCGCCGTCCCGCCGAGCCTGGCCTCGGCGCAGATCCTGAGTCTGCCCGCAACGCCGATCGTCCCGGGCGCGGGCGATGTCCTTGTCCGGCTCGACACCAGTCTGGGTCCGATCATCATCGCGCTGAAGGCGCGGCAAGCGCCGCTGACCGTGGCGAACTTCCTCCGGTATGTGGACGAGAAGCGCTACGACGGTTCGAGCTTCTGGCGCGCAGCCAAGGCGCCCAGCGCGGTGGATTACGGGTTGATCCAAGGTGGCCTGCAGGGCGATCCGAAGAAGCTGCTGCCGCCGATAGCGCATGAGCCGACGACCCAGACGGGGCTTCGGCATGTCGACGGAACCTTGTCGCTGGCCCGCAAGGCGCCGGGCACCGGCGACAGCGACTTCTTCATCTGCGTGGGCGACGCGCCCTATCTCGATGCCAATACGACGGGGGAGGGGGACAACCTCGGCTTCGCGGCCTTCGGGCAGGTGGTGCAGGGCATGGAGATTGTCCGCAAGATCCTGAACCTGCCGACCCCGGGCAAGGCCACCAACCCCGTCATGGAAGGCCAGATGCTCGACCCGGTCGTGCCTATCGTGACGGCCCGACGAATCTAG